In one Siniperca chuatsi isolate FFG_IHB_CAS linkage group LG14, ASM2008510v1, whole genome shotgun sequence genomic region, the following are encoded:
- the nup98 gene encoding nuclear pore complex protein Nup98-Nup96 isoform X1, which produces MFNKSFGTPFGGGTGGFGTSSTFGQQNAGFGTTGGFGTSAFGATSNAGGLFGPTQNKPGGLFGSSTFSQPATSSTSTGFGFGAASGTSTSLFGSTGTGAAGGLFSQQNNAFGAAKPTSFGKVSLPPCPPGFGTSTSSGGLFGATNTTSNPFGGTASLFGGSGFSAAQQPGTTVKFNPPTGSDTMVKAGVTTSINTKHQCITAMKEYENKSLEELRLEDYQAGRKGPTNPMAAGTGSLFGPATATSSATTGLFGSSAPNASFSFGQNKSTFGPATAAGSFGTTAGGLFGQQPPQQAGSLFKPFGQATTTQSTGFSFGNTNTMGQTNTSSMGLFGNTAAAQPAGGLFGAAQTSTATGFGTATGLFGQTNTGFGNVATQQSLFGNKTAGFGTTTTSAPSFGTGTGTGLFGNKPALALGAGTNTSTFGFGANPAAGSLFGNKPATGGLGTGLGTSFGTAVGTGQMSLFGNNQNKLGATLGTMGTFGATGFNSGASTLGFGAPQQPVALTDPSAAAAQQAMLQQQLSGLAYSPYGDSPLFRNQLSDPKKKEERLKPTNPTAQKALTTPTHYKLTPRPATRVRPKALTSSGASKSQLFDGLDDDEPSLTNGAFVPRKSIKKLVLKNLNSSQYSSPINKETDDLASPSEYPQNGHSHMEEEEELREVPGPSSRADDDPEVTQFYVNPIAKPIPHGRAQTSLQDTICDLNMHKPARNGLELSSEDVSASLGEESLQEEREEEQQESQQSPHPAGIVLNRVGYYTIPSMEDLAEMVDENGECVVENFTVGRKGYGSIFFPGEVNVTGLNLDEIVHFRRKEVIVYPDDKNKPPEGEGLNRRAEVTLDGVWPNDKTTCTQIRSPERLAEMNYEGRLEKASRKQGARFLEYRPETGSWVFEVAHFSKYGLQDSDEEEDVPPKTDPKKLKTMMILPPSRLQQALHSSQQQAAPQAQSTVGVDHPGGVAELDSDMADITQSFPTESMLGGEDDSDLLAGEMDTTGGKLGGLIPAEHDGVSASSNIASSLGINPHTLQIMKASLFAEDEEESDMFQDPGAMKVAANVSSPRLVVPGAQSRHSVGGLLQARFTSGLLSQLSDSPRPPLSRASPAAAEPSRPLHWAGPGPSSFLLPPPTPEPSVRTVGVRRLGGPVPLKESVTRGKGSLLMDAGLFAGRSFRVGWGPGWTLAHCGHLLSSPLAKNLDHQEPIAKTDFSFLPKPARSKPLTESPYKVVLEQLVGLEPPAVKISEEEEEEESQAVLQRPLEICLKHSTVDTTDASACPLVRPQAGVAALHEYAEWITELNHQQGDADPLLAHWAEVWTLCEALWGRLGPADQEPDVETHSEYEQQLERRRTFSAWLSRGATCRVEEEVALAGKGRHTEAIFSYLTGNRISEACRLAQKEGDHRLSLLLSQAMGSQYCRDLLALQLADWNRMQTDCYLPEERLRIFALLAGKPVWQSSDSVVNVCSELDWKRCVAVHLWFMLPPTASVADALAKYEAAFQGSCEGGKYACAPLPPYLEAEQPDMEEEEEESKRPLHDLCFHLLKLYSDRHYSLQQLLDPLTVTWERLDYRLSWHLWGVLQALHYSHLSASRQGLLHASYAAQLESAGLWHMAVFILLHIPDHPQRERAVRELLTLHCPLQETDESVQRERFLTERLLIPEQWIHEAKAVRARRDADRHQEALHLYRAGYWSQCHRLLIQHLASDCIINDNHDYLLEFLEGLAVPEHSATIQDWDTAGRVYLDYIRVIKTLQGIQQMENAGYELERLYTDVTSLCSRIELLPCSTARDRLAQSEMAKRVANILRVVLSLQQGDAASDSLSIPLAQLAPHITRLPMPEDYTLEELRGLTQSYLRQLIVSQ; this is translated from the exons ATGTTCAACAAGTCATTTGGTACTCCCTTTGGTGGAGGGACGGGGGGGTTCGGCACCTCATCGACCTTTGGTCAGCAAA ACGCAGGTTTTGGGACAACAGGAGGCTTTGGGACGTCTGCCTTCGGGGCCACCAGCAACGCTGGAGGACTGTTTGGTCCCACACAGAATAAACCTG GTGGTCTGTTTGGGTCCAGTACATTCAGCCAGCCGGCAACTTCCTCCACCAGCACCGGCTTCGGTTTTGGTGCGGCGAGCGGCACTTCGACCAGCCTGTTCGGCAGCACCGGAACGGGCGCCGCCGGCGGGCTCTTCTCCCAGCAGAACAATGCTTTCGGTGCCGCCAAACCCACCTCTTTTGGAA AAGTCTCCCTCCCACCGTGTCCTCCAGGCTTTGGGACGAGCACCAGCAGTGGCGGGCTGTTTGGGGCAACCAACACCACCTCCAACCCTTTTGGTGGAACGGCCTCCCTTTTTGGAGGCTCGGGGTTCTCCGCCGCGCAGCAGCCGGGAACAACTGTAAAATTCAAC cctccaacaggaagtgacacaaTGGTGAAAGCAGGCGTGACCACGAGCATCAACACCAAGCACCAGTGCATCACAGCCATGAAGGAGTATGAGAACAAATCCCTGGAG GAGTTGAGGCTGGAGGACTACCAGGCGGGCAGGAAGGGCCCGACCAACCCGATGGCTGCGGGGACGGGCAGTCTCTTTGGACCGGCCACGGCCACGTCCAGTGCCACCACCGGCCTGTTCGGCTCCTCCGCTCCCAACGCCAGCTTCTCCTTCGGACAGAACAAGAGCACCTTCGGACCAGCAA CAGCTGCCGGCAGTTTCGGCACGACGGCAGGCGGTCTGTTCGGCCAGCAGCCCCCGCAACAAGCCGGCAGCCTCTTCAAGCCGTTCGGTCAGGCCACCACCACACAGAGCACCGGCTTCTCCTTCGGCAACACCAACACTATGGGACAGACCAACACCAGCAGCATG GGTTTGTTTGGGAACACGGCGGCGGCTCAGCCGGCGGGGGGGTTGTTCGGCGCTGCTCAGACGAGCACCGCCACCGGCTTTGGGACGGCCACCGGGCTGTTCGGCCAAACTAACACTGGATTTGGGAACGTCGCCACACAG CAGAGTTTATTCGGTAATAAGACGGCCGGGTTtggcaccaccaccaccagcgcCCCGTCCTTTGGCACCGGCACCGGCACCGGGCTGTTTGGCAACAAGCCCGCCCTCGCGCTGGGCGCTGGAACCAACACCTCCACCTTCG GTTTTGGTGCAAACCCCGCTGCAGGGAGTCTGTTTGGGAACAAGCCGGCCACTGGAGGACTGGGGACTGGACTGGGAACCAGCTTCGGAACAG CAGTGGGCACAGGACAGATGTCTCTGTTTGGGAATAACCAGAACAAACTGGGCGCCACGCTGGGAACGATGGGAACGTTCGGAGCGACTGGATTCAACAGCGGAGCCAGCACCCTGGGCTTTGGAGCTCCACAGCAACCCGTCG CGCTCACAGATCCGAGCGCGGCGGCCGCTCAGCAGGCCATgcttcagcagcagctcagcGGCCTGGCGTACTCGCCGTACGGAGACTCGCCGCTGTTCAGAAATCAGCTGTCGGACCccaagaagaaagaggag CGTCTGAAACCAACCAATCCGACGGCCCAGAAGGCTCTGACCACTCCCACTCACTACAAGCTGACCCCTCGACCTGCGACCAGAGTCCGCCCCAAAGCGCTGACGTCATCGGGGGCCTCCAAGTCGCAGCTCTTCGACGGCCTGGATGATGACGAGCCCTCGCTCACCAACGGAGCCTTCGTACCCAG GAAGAGCATCAAGAAACTTGTGCTGAAGAACCTGAACAGCAGTCAGTACAGCAGTCCAATCAACAAAGAGACAGACGACCTCGCCTCACCTTCGGAGTATCCGCAGAACGGACACAG TCatatggaggaggaggaggagctgagggaggTGCCGGGCCCCAGCAGCCGGGCAGACGACGACCCGGAGGTCACCCAGTTCTACGTCAACCCCATCGCCAAGCCGATCCCTCACGGGCGCGCCCAGACCAGCCTGCAGGACACCATCTGCGACCTCAACATGCACAAACCGGCCAGGAACGGGCTGGAG CTGAGCAGCGAGGACGTGTCAGCGTCTCTGGGGGAGGAGTctctgcaggaggagagagaggaggagcagcaggagtcCCAACAGTCTCCTCACCCAGCAG GCATCGTTCTGAACCGCGTCGGATATTACACCATCCCGTCTATGGAGGATCTGGCTGAGATGGTGGACGAAAACGGAGAGTGCGTGGTGGAGAACTTCACTGTTGGCAGGAAAG GCTACGGCTCCATCTTCTTCCCCGGCGAGGTGAACGTGACGGGGCTGAACCTCGACGAGATTGTCCACTTCAGACGCAAAGAGGTCATCGTGTACCCGGACGACAAAAACAAGCCGCCAGAGGGGGAGGGGCTTAACAG GCGGGCAGAGGTGACTCTGGACGGCGTTTGGCCAAACGACAAGACGACCTGCACTCAGATCAGGAGCCCCGAGCGTCTGGCTGAGATGAACTACGAGGGTCGGCTGGAGAAAGCCTCGCGCAAACAGGGAGCCCGTTTCCTGGAGTACAGACCTGAGACCGGATCCTGGGTGTTCGAG gtGGCCCATTTCTCCAAATATGGCCTCCAGGACTCTGACGAGGAGGAGGACGTCCCGCCCAAAACCGACCCCAAGAAGCTGAAGACGATGATGATCCTTCCTCCCTCCAGGCTGCAGCAGGCACTTCACTCCTCCCAGCAGCAGGCGGCGCCACAGGCTCAG tcCACTGTTGGCGTGGATCACCCGGGCGGCGTGGCGGAGTTAGACAGCGACATGGCCGACATCACCCAGAGCTTCCCGACAGAGAGCATGCTGGGAGGAGAGGATGACAGCGACCTGCTGGCGGGGGAGATGGACACGACGGGCGGGAAGCTCGGAGGTTTGATCCCTGCGGAGCACGACGGCGTCTCCGCGTCCAGCAACATAGCGTCCTCGCTGGGGATCAACCCGCACACCCTCCAG ATCATGAAGGCGTCTCTGTTTGctgaggacgaggaggagagcGACATGTTCCAGGATCCGGGAGCGATGAAGGTTGCCGCTAACGTCTCATCCCCTCGCCTCGTCGTGCCGGGAGCTCAGAGCCGACACTCCG tgggTGGTCTCCTTCAGGCTCGTTTTACCTCTGGCCTCCTCTCCCAGCTGTCGGACTCTCCCCGCCCTCCTCTGTCCCGGGCGTCTCCGGCAGCCGCCGAACCCTCCCGGCCGCTGCACTGGGCCGGGCCGGGCCCCTCATCCTTCCTGCTCCCCCCCCCAACTCCAGAGCCTTCGGTCAGGACGGTGGGCGTCCGGCGGCTGGGCGGCCCCGTCCCCCTCAAAGAGTCGGTCACTCGGGGGAAG GGGAGTTTGTTGATGGACGCTGGGCTGTTTGCGGGCCGTTCCTTTCGGGTGGGGTGGGGTCCCGGCTGGACGCTGGCACACTGCGGCCACCTGCTGAGCTCACCGCTGGCCAAAAACCTCGACCACCAAGAACCGATCGCCAAAACCGACTTCAGCTTCCTGCCGAAACCTGCCAGGAGCAAACc GCTGACTGAGAGCCCCTATAAGGTGGTGTTGGAGCAGCTGGTGGGTCTGGAGCCTCCAGCAGTGAAGatcagtgaggaggaggaggaggaggagagccagGCGGTGCTTCAGCGCCCCCTGGAGATCTGTCTGAAGCACAGCACTGTCGACACCACAGATGCCTCCGCCTGCCCTCTGGTTCGACCGCAGGCCGGCGTGGCGGCGCTGCACGAGTACGCCGAGTGGATCACCGAACTGAACCACCAGCAGGGTGACGCAGACC cCCTCCTGGCTCATTGGGCCGAGGTCTGGACCTTGTGTGAGGCCTTGTGGGGCCGGCTGGGCCCCGCAGATCAGGAGCCGGACGTCGAGACGCACAGCGAGTATGAGCAGCAGCTGGAGAGGAGGCGGACCTTCTCGGCCTGGCTGTCCCGCGGAGCCACCtgcagggtggaggaggaggtggcgcTGGCGGGGAAGGGTCGCCACACAGAGGCCATCTTCAGCTACCTGACGGGAAACCGCATCAGTGAGGCGTGTCGACTCGCACAGAAGGAAG GAGACCACCGTCTGTCCCTGTTGCTGTCTCAGGCCATGGGCTCTCAGTACTGCCGGGACCTGCTGGCCCTCCAGCTGGCCGACTGGAACCGCATGCAGACCGACTGCTACCTGCCCGAAGAACGGCTGCGCATCTTCGCGCTGCTCGCCGGCAAACCT GTGTGGCAGTCGTCTGACTCCGTGGTGAACGTGTGCTCCGAGCTGGACTGGAAGCGCTGTGTGGCCGTCCACCTCTGGTTCATGTTGCCTCCCACCGCCTCCGTGGCCGACGCCCTCGCCAAATACGAAGCCGCCTTCCAG GGCTCATGTGAGGGGGGGAAGTACGCCTGCGCCCCCCTTCCTCCGTACCTGGAGGCGGAGCAGCCggacatggaggaggaggaggaggagtccaAACGGCCACTGCACGACCTCTGCTTCCACCTGCTCAAGCTCTACAGTGACAG ACACTAcagcctgcagcagctgttgGACCCTCTGACGGTCACCTGGGAGCGTCTGGATTACCGCCTGAGCTGGCACCTGTGGGGCGTCCTGCAGGCGCTGCACTACAGCCACCTGAGCGCCTCGCGGCAGGGACTCCTCCACGCCAGCTACGCCGCGCAGCTGGAGAGCGCCGGCCTCTGGCACATGGCCGTCTTCATCCTGCTGCACATCCCCGACCACCC TCAGCGGGAGCGAGCGGTGCGGGAGCTGCTGACCCTCCACTGCCCCCTGCAGGAGACGGACGAGTCGGTGCAGAGGGAGCGCTTCCTGACCGAGAGGCTGCTGATCCCGGAGCAGTGGATCCACGAGGCCAAGGCCGTCCGAGCCCGCCGAGACGCCGACAGACATCAGGAGGCCCTGCACCTGTATCGGGCCGGATACTGGAGCCAGTGTCACCGACTGCTGATCCAGCACCTGGCCTCAG ACTGCATCATCAACGACAACCACGACTACCTGCTGGAGTTCCTGGAGGGGCTGGCGGTCCCTGAACACAGCGCCACCATCCAGGACTGGGACACTGCAGGGAGGGTTTACCTGGACTACATCAGAGTCATAAAGACGCTGCAGGGAATCCAGCAG ATGGAGAACGCTGGTTACGAGCTGGAGCGTCTCTACACCGACGTGACGTCCCTGTGCAGCAGAATCGAGCTTCTGCCCTGCAGCACCGCCAGAGACCGGCTCGCCCAATCAG AAATGGCGAAGCGTGTGGCCAACATCCTGCGCGTGGTGCTGAGCCTGCAGCAGGGCGACGCGGCGTCCGACTCCCTCAGCATCCCGCTCGCCCAGCTGGCGCCGCACATCACCCGCCTGCCGATGCCGGAGGACTACACGCTGGAGGAGCTGCGAGGCCTCACGCAGTCGTACCTGCGGCAGCTCATCGTCAGCCAATGA
- the nup98 gene encoding nuclear pore complex protein Nup98-Nup96 isoform X6, producing the protein MFNKSFGTPFGGGTGGFGTSSTFGQQNAGFGTTGGFGTSAFGATSNAGGLFGPTQNKPGGLFGSSTFSQPATSSTSTGFGFGAASGTSTSLFGSTGTGAAGGLFSQQNNAFGAAKPTSFGSFGTSTSSGGLFGATNTTSNPFGGTASLFGGSGFSAAQQPGTTVKFNPPTGSDTMVKAGVTTSINTKHQCITAMKEYENKSLEELRLEDYQAGRKGPTNPMAAGTGSLFGPATATSSATTGLFGSSAPNASFSFGQNKSTFGPATAAGSFGTTAGGLFGQQPPQQAGSLFKPFGQATTTQSTGFSFGNTNTMGQTNTSSMGLFGNTAAAQPAGGLFGAAQTSTATGFGTATGLFGQTNTGFGNVATQQSLFGNKTAGFGTTTTSAPSFGTGTGTGLFGNKPALALGAGTNTSTFGFGANPAAGSLFGNKPATGGLGTGLGTSFGTVGTGQMSLFGNNQNKLGATLGTMGTFGATGFNSGASTLGFGAPQQPVALTDPSAAAAQQAMLQQQLSGLAYSPYGDSPLFRNQLSDPKKKEERLKPTNPTAQKALTTPTHYKLTPRPATRVRPKALTSSGASKSQLFDGLDDDEPSLTNGAFVPRKSIKKLVLKNLNSSQYSSPINKETDDLASPSEYPQNGHSHMEEEEELREVPGPSSRADDDPEVTQFYVNPIAKPIPHGRAQTSLQDTICDLNMHKPARNGLELSSEDVSASLGEESLQEEREEEQQESQQSPHPAGIVLNRVGYYTIPSMEDLAEMVDENGECVVENFTVGRKGYGSIFFPGEVNVTGLNLDEIVHFRRKEVIVYPDDKNKPPEGEGLNRRAEVTLDGVWPNDKTTCTQIRSPERLAEMNYEGRLEKASRKQGARFLEYRPETGSWVFEVAHFSKYGLQDSDEEEDVPPKTDPKKLKTMMILPPSRLQQALHSSQQQAAPQAQSTVGVDHPGGVAELDSDMADITQSFPTESMLGGEDDSDLLAGEMDTTGGKLGGLIPAEHDGVSASSNIASSLGINPHTLQIMKASLFAEDEEESDMFQDPGAMKVAANVSSPRLVVPGAQSRHSVGGLLQARFTSGLLSQLSDSPRPPLSRASPAAAEPSRPLHWAGPGPSSFLLPPPTPEPSVRTVGVRRLGGPVPLKESVTRGKGSLLMDAGLFAGRSFRVGWGPGWTLAHCGHLLSSPLAKNLDHQEPIAKTDFSFLPKPARSKPLTESPYKVVLEQLVGLEPPAVKISEEEEEEESQAVLQRPLEICLKHSTVDTTDASACPLVRPQAGVAALHEYAEWITELNHQQGDADPLLAHWAEVWTLCEALWGRLGPADQEPDVETHSEYEQQLERRRTFSAWLSRGATCRVEEEVALAGKGRHTEAIFSYLTGNRISEACRLAQKEGDHRLSLLLSQAMGSQYCRDLLALQLADWNRMQTDCYLPEERLRIFALLAGKPVWQSSDSVVNVCSELDWKRCVAVHLWFMLPPTASVADALAKYEAAFQGSCEGGKYACAPLPPYLEAEQPDMEEEEEESKRPLHDLCFHLLKLYSDRHYSLQQLLDPLTVTWERLDYRLSWHLWGVLQALHYSHLSASRQGLLHASYAAQLESAGLWHMAVFILLHIPDHPQRERAVRELLTLHCPLQETDESVQRERFLTERLLIPEQWIHEAKAVRARRDADRHQEALHLYRAGYWSQCHRLLIQHLASDCIINDNHDYLLEFLEGLAVPEHSATIQDWDTAGRVYLDYIRVIKTLQGIQQMENAGYELERLYTDVTSLCSRIELLPCSTARDRLAQSEMAKRVANILRVVLSLQQGDAASDSLSIPLAQLAPHITRLPMPEDYTLEELRGLTQSYLRQLIVSQ; encoded by the exons ATGTTCAACAAGTCATTTGGTACTCCCTTTGGTGGAGGGACGGGGGGGTTCGGCACCTCATCGACCTTTGGTCAGCAAA ACGCAGGTTTTGGGACAACAGGAGGCTTTGGGACGTCTGCCTTCGGGGCCACCAGCAACGCTGGAGGACTGTTTGGTCCCACACAGAATAAACCTG GTGGTCTGTTTGGGTCCAGTACATTCAGCCAGCCGGCAACTTCCTCCACCAGCACCGGCTTCGGTTTTGGTGCGGCGAGCGGCACTTCGACCAGCCTGTTCGGCAGCACCGGAACGGGCGCCGCCGGCGGGCTCTTCTCCCAGCAGAACAATGCTTTCGGTGCCGCCAAACCCACCTCTTTTGGAA GCTTTGGGACGAGCACCAGCAGTGGCGGGCTGTTTGGGGCAACCAACACCACCTCCAACCCTTTTGGTGGAACGGCCTCCCTTTTTGGAGGCTCGGGGTTCTCCGCCGCGCAGCAGCCGGGAACAACTGTAAAATTCAAC cctccaacaggaagtgacacaaTGGTGAAAGCAGGCGTGACCACGAGCATCAACACCAAGCACCAGTGCATCACAGCCATGAAGGAGTATGAGAACAAATCCCTGGAG GAGTTGAGGCTGGAGGACTACCAGGCGGGCAGGAAGGGCCCGACCAACCCGATGGCTGCGGGGACGGGCAGTCTCTTTGGACCGGCCACGGCCACGTCCAGTGCCACCACCGGCCTGTTCGGCTCCTCCGCTCCCAACGCCAGCTTCTCCTTCGGACAGAACAAGAGCACCTTCGGACCAGCAA CAGCTGCCGGCAGTTTCGGCACGACGGCAGGCGGTCTGTTCGGCCAGCAGCCCCCGCAACAAGCCGGCAGCCTCTTCAAGCCGTTCGGTCAGGCCACCACCACACAGAGCACCGGCTTCTCCTTCGGCAACACCAACACTATGGGACAGACCAACACCAGCAGCATG GGTTTGTTTGGGAACACGGCGGCGGCTCAGCCGGCGGGGGGGTTGTTCGGCGCTGCTCAGACGAGCACCGCCACCGGCTTTGGGACGGCCACCGGGCTGTTCGGCCAAACTAACACTGGATTTGGGAACGTCGCCACACAG CAGAGTTTATTCGGTAATAAGACGGCCGGGTTtggcaccaccaccaccagcgcCCCGTCCTTTGGCACCGGCACCGGCACCGGGCTGTTTGGCAACAAGCCCGCCCTCGCGCTGGGCGCTGGAACCAACACCTCCACCTTCG GTTTTGGTGCAAACCCCGCTGCAGGGAGTCTGTTTGGGAACAAGCCGGCCACTGGAGGACTGGGGACTGGACTGGGAACCAGCTTCGGAACAG TGGGCACAGGACAGATGTCTCTGTTTGGGAATAACCAGAACAAACTGGGCGCCACGCTGGGAACGATGGGAACGTTCGGAGCGACTGGATTCAACAGCGGAGCCAGCACCCTGGGCTTTGGAGCTCCACAGCAACCCGTCG CGCTCACAGATCCGAGCGCGGCGGCCGCTCAGCAGGCCATgcttcagcagcagctcagcGGCCTGGCGTACTCGCCGTACGGAGACTCGCCGCTGTTCAGAAATCAGCTGTCGGACCccaagaagaaagaggag CGTCTGAAACCAACCAATCCGACGGCCCAGAAGGCTCTGACCACTCCCACTCACTACAAGCTGACCCCTCGACCTGCGACCAGAGTCCGCCCCAAAGCGCTGACGTCATCGGGGGCCTCCAAGTCGCAGCTCTTCGACGGCCTGGATGATGACGAGCCCTCGCTCACCAACGGAGCCTTCGTACCCAG GAAGAGCATCAAGAAACTTGTGCTGAAGAACCTGAACAGCAGTCAGTACAGCAGTCCAATCAACAAAGAGACAGACGACCTCGCCTCACCTTCGGAGTATCCGCAGAACGGACACAG TCatatggaggaggaggaggagctgagggaggTGCCGGGCCCCAGCAGCCGGGCAGACGACGACCCGGAGGTCACCCAGTTCTACGTCAACCCCATCGCCAAGCCGATCCCTCACGGGCGCGCCCAGACCAGCCTGCAGGACACCATCTGCGACCTCAACATGCACAAACCGGCCAGGAACGGGCTGGAG CTGAGCAGCGAGGACGTGTCAGCGTCTCTGGGGGAGGAGTctctgcaggaggagagagaggaggagcagcaggagtcCCAACAGTCTCCTCACCCAGCAG GCATCGTTCTGAACCGCGTCGGATATTACACCATCCCGTCTATGGAGGATCTGGCTGAGATGGTGGACGAAAACGGAGAGTGCGTGGTGGAGAACTTCACTGTTGGCAGGAAAG GCTACGGCTCCATCTTCTTCCCCGGCGAGGTGAACGTGACGGGGCTGAACCTCGACGAGATTGTCCACTTCAGACGCAAAGAGGTCATCGTGTACCCGGACGACAAAAACAAGCCGCCAGAGGGGGAGGGGCTTAACAG GCGGGCAGAGGTGACTCTGGACGGCGTTTGGCCAAACGACAAGACGACCTGCACTCAGATCAGGAGCCCCGAGCGTCTGGCTGAGATGAACTACGAGGGTCGGCTGGAGAAAGCCTCGCGCAAACAGGGAGCCCGTTTCCTGGAGTACAGACCTGAGACCGGATCCTGGGTGTTCGAG gtGGCCCATTTCTCCAAATATGGCCTCCAGGACTCTGACGAGGAGGAGGACGTCCCGCCCAAAACCGACCCCAAGAAGCTGAAGACGATGATGATCCTTCCTCCCTCCAGGCTGCAGCAGGCACTTCACTCCTCCCAGCAGCAGGCGGCGCCACAGGCTCAG tcCACTGTTGGCGTGGATCACCCGGGCGGCGTGGCGGAGTTAGACAGCGACATGGCCGACATCACCCAGAGCTTCCCGACAGAGAGCATGCTGGGAGGAGAGGATGACAGCGACCTGCTGGCGGGGGAGATGGACACGACGGGCGGGAAGCTCGGAGGTTTGATCCCTGCGGAGCACGACGGCGTCTCCGCGTCCAGCAACATAGCGTCCTCGCTGGGGATCAACCCGCACACCCTCCAG ATCATGAAGGCGTCTCTGTTTGctgaggacgaggaggagagcGACATGTTCCAGGATCCGGGAGCGATGAAGGTTGCCGCTAACGTCTCATCCCCTCGCCTCGTCGTGCCGGGAGCTCAGAGCCGACACTCCG tgggTGGTCTCCTTCAGGCTCGTTTTACCTCTGGCCTCCTCTCCCAGCTGTCGGACTCTCCCCGCCCTCCTCTGTCCCGGGCGTCTCCGGCAGCCGCCGAACCCTCCCGGCCGCTGCACTGGGCCGGGCCGGGCCCCTCATCCTTCCTGCTCCCCCCCCCAACTCCAGAGCCTTCGGTCAGGACGGTGGGCGTCCGGCGGCTGGGCGGCCCCGTCCCCCTCAAAGAGTCGGTCACTCGGGGGAAG GGGAGTTTGTTGATGGACGCTGGGCTGTTTGCGGGCCGTTCCTTTCGGGTGGGGTGGGGTCCCGGCTGGACGCTGGCACACTGCGGCCACCTGCTGAGCTCACCGCTGGCCAAAAACCTCGACCACCAAGAACCGATCGCCAAAACCGACTTCAGCTTCCTGCCGAAACCTGCCAGGAGCAAACc GCTGACTGAGAGCCCCTATAAGGTGGTGTTGGAGCAGCTGGTGGGTCTGGAGCCTCCAGCAGTGAAGatcagtgaggaggaggaggaggaggagagccagGCGGTGCTTCAGCGCCCCCTGGAGATCTGTCTGAAGCACAGCACTGTCGACACCACAGATGCCTCCGCCTGCCCTCTGGTTCGACCGCAGGCCGGCGTGGCGGCGCTGCACGAGTACGCCGAGTGGATCACCGAACTGAACCACCAGCAGGGTGACGCAGACC cCCTCCTGGCTCATTGGGCCGAGGTCTGGACCTTGTGTGAGGCCTTGTGGGGCCGGCTGGGCCCCGCAGATCAGGAGCCGGACGTCGAGACGCACAGCGAGTATGAGCAGCAGCTGGAGAGGAGGCGGACCTTCTCGGCCTGGCTGTCCCGCGGAGCCACCtgcagggtggaggaggaggtggcgcTGGCGGGGAAGGGTCGCCACACAGAGGCCATCTTCAGCTACCTGACGGGAAACCGCATCAGTGAGGCGTGTCGACTCGCACAGAAGGAAG GAGACCACCGTCTGTCCCTGTTGCTGTCTCAGGCCATGGGCTCTCAGTACTGCCGGGACCTGCTGGCCCTCCAGCTGGCCGACTGGAACCGCATGCAGACCGACTGCTACCTGCCCGAAGAACGGCTGCGCATCTTCGCGCTGCTCGCCGGCAAACCT GTGTGGCAGTCGTCTGACTCCGTGGTGAACGTGTGCTCCGAGCTGGACTGGAAGCGCTGTGTGGCCGTCCACCTCTGGTTCATGTTGCCTCCCACCGCCTCCGTGGCCGACGCCCTCGCCAAATACGAAGCCGCCTTCCAG GGCTCATGTGAGGGGGGGAAGTACGCCTGCGCCCCCCTTCCTCCGTACCTGGAGGCGGAGCAGCCggacatggaggaggaggaggaggagtccaAACGGCCACTGCACGACCTCTGCTTCCACCTGCTCAAGCTCTACAGTGACAG ACACTAcagcctgcagcagctgttgGACCCTCTGACGGTCACCTGGGAGCGTCTGGATTACCGCCTGAGCTGGCACCTGTGGGGCGTCCTGCAGGCGCTGCACTACAGCCACCTGAGCGCCTCGCGGCAGGGACTCCTCCACGCCAGCTACGCCGCGCAGCTGGAGAGCGCCGGCCTCTGGCACATGGCCGTCTTCATCCTGCTGCACATCCCCGACCACCC TCAGCGGGAGCGAGCGGTGCGGGAGCTGCTGACCCTCCACTGCCCCCTGCAGGAGACGGACGAGTCGGTGCAGAGGGAGCGCTTCCTGACCGAGAGGCTGCTGATCCCGGAGCAGTGGATCCACGAGGCCAAGGCCGTCCGAGCCCGCCGAGACGCCGACAGACATCAGGAGGCCCTGCACCTGTATCGGGCCGGATACTGGAGCCAGTGTCACCGACTGCTGATCCAGCACCTGGCCTCAG ACTGCATCATCAACGACAACCACGACTACCTGCTGGAGTTCCTGGAGGGGCTGGCGGTCCCTGAACACAGCGCCACCATCCAGGACTGGGACACTGCAGGGAGGGTTTACCTGGACTACATCAGAGTCATAAAGACGCTGCAGGGAATCCAGCAG ATGGAGAACGCTGGTTACGAGCTGGAGCGTCTCTACACCGACGTGACGTCCCTGTGCAGCAGAATCGAGCTTCTGCCCTGCAGCACCGCCAGAGACCGGCTCGCCCAATCAG AAATGGCGAAGCGTGTGGCCAACATCCTGCGCGTGGTGCTGAGCCTGCAGCAGGGCGACGCGGCGTCCGACTCCCTCAGCATCCCGCTCGCCCAGCTGGCGCCGCACATCACCCGCCTGCCGATGCCGGAGGACTACACGCTGGAGGAGCTGCGAGGCCTCACGCAGTCGTACCTGCGGCAGCTCATCGTCAGCCAATGA